In Acidobacteriota bacterium, one genomic interval encodes:
- a CDS encoding phosphatidate cytidylyltransferase, which yields MARVLTAIIFLPFLFAALWLGSPIYFVTLAALAIVLGLVEYYRLAKAGGEAQGLIAAAGIIAAFYFGRHDLVAAILAALVVFELLAQLFGNLDSEDLSHVLPAAAERLFGVLYVALLGGYIIALRTAGGDDLHLPAKLLTLFFIVVFAGDTAAYYTGRTLGKRKLAPRISPGKTVEGAIGGLAGNVIAALIAHYTFFPELKLTHAVPLALVMGFLGATGDLCESMLKRGAKAKDAGRLIPGHGGVLDRLDSMLFNAPLLYYYYQVFLKSVVSSQ from the coding sequence ATGGCACGTGTACTGACCGCCATTATTTTCCTGCCTTTCCTTTTCGCCGCGCTCTGGCTCGGTTCCCCGATCTATTTTGTGACACTGGCCGCGCTCGCCATTGTGCTGGGCCTGGTCGAGTATTACCGGCTGGCGAAAGCGGGCGGGGAAGCGCAGGGTTTAATCGCAGCGGCGGGAATCATCGCCGCTTTTTATTTTGGGCGGCACGATCTGGTGGCCGCGATTTTGGCCGCGCTGGTGGTCTTTGAATTGCTGGCGCAATTGTTCGGCAATCTCGATAGCGAAGACTTGTCGCACGTCTTGCCCGCAGCGGCGGAGCGCTTATTTGGCGTGCTCTATGTCGCGTTGCTGGGCGGTTACATCATCGCGCTGCGCACGGCGGGTGGCGATGATTTGCATTTGCCCGCCAAATTACTGACGCTCTTTTTCATTGTCGTGTTTGCGGGTGACACAGCCGCTTACTACACTGGCCGCACGCTGGGGAAACGCAAACTCGCGCCGCGCATCAGTCCGGGCAAAACGGTCGAAGGCGCCATCGGCGGCTTGGCTGGCAATGTCATCGCCGCGCTGATCGCGCATTACACCTTCTTCCCCGAATTGAAATTGACGCACGCCGTGCCGCTGGCGTTGGTCATGGGCTTTTTAGGCGCGACCGGCGACCTCTGCGAATCCATGTTGAAACGCGGCGCGAAAGCCAAAGACGCAGGGCGCCTGATCCCCGGACACGGCGGCGTGCTCGACCGGCTCGACAGCATGCTCTTTAACGCGCCGCTGCTCTATTACTACTATCAGGTCTTTCTGAAATCAGTAGTCAGTAGTCAGTAG